The genomic stretch TTATGAGCGCGATTTAACTGTCCAGACGATTATGAATACCGCAAAGGTTTATGAGCAATTCGGTACAATTGAACTGGACAAGCGTTCCTTCCCGCTCCCACTCCATCATAATTACAGCTATCGAAATACTTGGGGAGATGCCCGCGGTTTTGGGGGACGACGTATTCATGAAGGTACTGATATTTTCGCTAACTACGGTGTTCCTGTTTATGCTACGACTTATGGTGTTGTCGAATTGAAAGGCTGGAATTTGTATGGCGGATGGCGCATTGGTCTGCGTGACAGCAATAATATTTACCATTATTACGCGCATCTGAATGGGTTTGAAAAGGGTGTATCTGTTGGGAATATCGTCAAACCTGGTGATGTAATCGGCTATGTCGGGGCAAGCGGATATGGACCGCCGGGTACGTCGGGCAAATTTCCTCCTCATTTGCATTATGGTATGTACAAGGATAACGGACGCTCTGAGTTTTCGTTCGACCCGTATCCGTACTTACGTATATGGGAACAGAAATCAAAACAGCAAAAAAAGGAAGGCTGATTTATTCGCCTTCCTTTTGCATTGGAATAGAAAAAGATGGTGAAGATCCAGTTTCCCCTCCGCCACTATAAAATTCAGGCACCTGCCCTTGGATGACGGTACTGCCAAGCAGCACATCCTGCGTCACAGTTGTTGTCTTGGTGGAGAAAGGAATAATAATCCGAACATTTGCTTTAATTTCGACCATAAACACAAACATAGCGTTATTGATGCCATACTCCTCGACCTTCACATCTACACCTGACTCCACATAACCGATCATTTCAAATTTAACAGGTATCTTCGGACCAAGATTAGCTAGCAAAGCATTATTGCTTGCTTGGCCAAGTGGAATGTCAACAAGTGTTGGGTCTTCTTCCAGCTGCTCTTGAATAATATCCGCTGCCGCTTCCTCAGCAAGCTGTTCCTCACTCACTGCAGGCATTTTGCCATCTTCCATAAGCCGAAGATAATTTTGCACTCGGAACGTCACTTTACGCAGCACTTCATTAACCGTTGCTGCATCCCAGCTGGCATGTGTAACATTTCCATTTGTATCTTTCTCTACTTGCACGAATGCATTCAAGTCCAAATCAGCTTCCTTTTCCGCCTGCACAGCCTGGTTAATTGCCTGTTTGGCAAATTGCTCTGTTTTTGTTTCTGCAATTGCCATTAAAGTTGGCTCGAGCCCTTTGTTTACCAGCCATAAACTCAGCGAAATAAACAATGCAAAAAGCAAGAGACTCATGAAAAGCACATGACGAAAGGAAGGTGGTGCTTTAGAAGCTCTGCGCTGCCATGGACGCATGAAAAAACCCCCTTGGTCAAGCATATGCTTGCCCAAGGGGGCTTAGAATAGGAACTAGTGTGACTCTGCAGCTGTCGAACAAGCTACAACCGTTATATTCAGATGTTCATATAAATTGACCTCATAAGGATCAGGTTCTGTCCCATCTGCTTCCTCTAAGATCCGGACAATCGGTCTCGTGTTGATATCCTCATTCTGCCGGATGACAATACCTGCCCGCCCATCACTCAGACGGACAGTTAAACCGGTCGGATAAATAGCCACACTTCGTTTAAAAGCTTCTACCATTTCCATATCAAACAGCTCTCCCGCACCAGCAAATAATATCTCCAAGCCTTCATGCGGCAGCATTGCATCCCGGTAGACACGGTTGCTTGTTACAGCATCAAATACATCGGCAATTCCAATAATCTTTCCGTATAAATGAATATCTGAACCTTGAATGCCGCGCGGATAACCGGATCCGTTCATTCGTTCATGATGCTGATAGGCACAATGTGCAATGACAAGCGGAATGTTATTCATTTTACGTAGGTAATGGAAACCTTTTGTTGTGTGCTCTTTAATTTTCTCAAATTCTTCATCGTTTAATTTGCCAGTCTTCTGCAGCACTTCCTGGGGTACAAACATCTTTCCAACGTCATGCAATATGGCTCCGAAACCAATTTCCTCCACGACCGAAACAGGCAGCTTCATCTCATTAGCGATAGCCATCGCATATAGTGCAACATTAACCGAATGTGAAAAAATATAATCATCAAATATGAGCATATCGGAAAGAATTGTCAGCGTCTGACGTTTAGGCCGCAGATTACTCACCATCTCTTGAATCGATGTTGTAATCTTATCTGTCATCTTTTCCGTCAAATACTTCCCATTGTCGCTCTGTTTAATCTCTTGAAAGGATTTGTAAATGACCTGCATCGCTTTTAGCCGTTCCTCGCTGGAAGTGGAGAATTCAAGCTCGACGTCCAGAAGCCGGTCATCCCGTATATAAACGTAGGTATATCGCAGTGCCTTCAAACGATTAATCATTTTTCTCGTCAGTTCAACGTCTCGTTGAACCAGAATGCTGCCTTTGTCGTTGTATACAGGCTGTGCAAGCTTGCTGCCGGGTTTTACTGATTTTGTCGCAACTAGTCTCATTGTTGCACTCCTAACCTCTCCAACATTCCATTCTGATAAAATAGTACCAGAAAATCGGAAAACAATCTAGATTGAAGAAGCCAAGGTTCGACAATTTTTTTACGAAATTAGCATTAAAGCTTCCTTACCGATCAATCCAGCTCGCCATCCATATGCTATGGAAGCATTTGTTACTTTTTCCAGCGGTGCATCAAGCAGCTGCTGGATTGTTTTGACTCCAACTGCTCGCCCTGAAATAATGTTGCGATCCGCGAGCTTCTCGTTAAGTAAATCCACGTCCAGTGCGCCGCACATAATATAGCCAACATCATTTGATATGACAAGCAATGTTGTTTTCGGTAGTTTCACTGTCACAGCTGTAAACGGCTTGCCTTCTATAAACATCGGTTCAACAGTCATCAATTGAAAACACCTCCGCTATATCCTATGTTGGATAATCGGAGGTGTTAGCTCATTTTTCAATTTCCCGCAATGCACCGAGAAGTAAATCACGAAGCATTTCCGGCATAAAGTACTTTTTTCCTTCTGCTTGCTTAATACCCGGAAGCAGATTGCCAAATGTGAATGTGTCTGCCATTGCTGCCGAATAAACTTTTTTCCGGTCTAGCGATTCTCCTGCTATTTTCAGGTTTATTGCTTGCGGTTTTTCAGCTGTTCCGGCAATGTCGAATGTCAATCCGCTATAAACCATTTTTCCAATCACTTCACCGCGGAAGCCAAATCCTTTGAGCGGGAAAGTTACAAAATCAGGCTGCAGGGCAGCGGTGACAATTTCCTCTAAGACACTTCCTGTTAACTGAACAGTCGCCGGATTAATTGGATGGGGACAAATTCGATGAATATCCATGTAGGAAACATTACCTGCCGGGAAACTCTCCAACAGTACACCTGCATTGAGAAAAGCAAAATCTGCCTTTGTCCAGCGTCGCATATAATCTGTTAAAAGATCCATTGCACGAGAATCTTCATACGGAGAAACTGGCAGCGGCGACGATAAAACGGCAGCTGACTGCTGCATCGCTTTTGCCGCATTTTCTTCATAAGCTGCGACATGCTCTCTTGCAGCTTCATCCTCCTTCAAGTCAGCAACCGGAATCACGCGCGCCTGCTTATCTGTCAAACAGCCAAGTTCTGTATCCCATGTTATTTCTACTTCACCAAAATAAAAACCTTGCTTGCCCGCAGTTGTAATTAAGCACTGATTCACATATTCGCTTTCCTGCAGCAAATGATGCGTATGGCCGCCAATGATAACATCAATCTCATCAAAAGCAGCAGCAATGTCTCTATCTGCATATAACCCGAGATGTGAAAGAAGAATGAGTACATCACAGGAATCGCGGAGGGTATGAATTCTTTGCTCCAGAATTTCCATTGGGTCTTGAACATCCCAGCCGATCAGGTTATAAAAATCCGGGAACGGTGCAGTAAGCCCTATCATGCCTACCTTTACGCCGCTTGCTGTTTCTACGACCCAAGATGGTTCCATCCAGTCCGGATCTTCTTCTTTCTTTGAGTGGAGATTCGCAACCGCCACGCGAAATTCCGCCTCATCATAAAGATGATACAAATCCTCGTAATCAAGGGTGATGCCTTCGTTATTTCCGATTGTAGCAAAGTCATAGCCTGCTTCGTTCATTAAGCTTATATTGGCTTTCCCGCGAAAAGCTTCTGCAATCGGCCGGGATCGATCCACATGATCACCAATATCAATCAGCCAGCATGTCTCTCCGGCATCTTTTAGCTTCTGCTTATTCTCTTTCAAATAGCCGACAATTTTCGACCAATTTTCGAAATAGCTATGCAAATCGTTTGTGTAGTTGATCGTCAGCTTTTTCTGCATCCTTCTCTACTCCTTTATGACGACAAGCCATCCCAGATTAAACGGATGGCAACTAATATAAGCATAATACGTAATATCCAGACAACTGTATTTCCTTTTAGCAACTGGTTAATCTTCGCCCCAATAATTCCGCCCAGAATTGCTCCTGGTATAAAGGCGAATACATAAACCCATTCCACGTGGCCGAGCGAAATATGCGTAATCGTACTGACAATACTGAGGAAAAACACCATAAACATACTTGTCGCTACAGCAACGTGAGCCGGAAATCCAAACAACAGAATCATCGCCGGCACCATAAAGCTGCCTCCGCCAATTCCAAACATCCCCGAAAGCAACCCAACGAACAGCGATAATAAGAAGGCTGCAAGAAATCGGAAACTATACGTGTATGTGTTTCCATCCAGTTCTTTTGTAACAATGATTCCTTTCAGATTGGTTTTCTCTTGCTCTTTCCGTTTTACAAAGAACATAAAGAAAACAATTAATACTAATATACCAAAATAAAGCGAGAAACCGTCTCCCGATACAAACCGGTTCAGGAATGAGCCCAGAATTGCTCCCGGTACTCCGCCCGCCAAGAAAATGAGGCCGCTTTTGTAATCGACTCTTCCGCTTTTCATGTAGGTTAGCGTAGATGATAAAGCAGTAAATATCATGACAATAACAGAAACACCAACGATTGTTTGCGGTGTTGCCCAGCTGAACTTATCCCAAAAACTGCTTAAAATTAACAGCAGCGGAACGAGGATAATGCCTCCTCCTAAACCTACCAAACTGCCCAATGCGGCAGCGAGAAGCCCTATTAGTAAACTTACGGCAAAGACCATCATTATCCCTTCCATCTTCTATGTAATTTAAAAAAGGCGTGACTGTATAACACAGTCACACCATTATAACAGAAATTATTTATATTTGACCGATCCGCCGTTCACTGGGAATTCAGCTCCATTGACATAGGATGCTTTATCCGAAGCAAGAAAGACAATAACATTGGCAATCTCTTCCGGCTGTCCAATTTCACCGCGCGGTATCTGCCGGACTTCTTTCGCAAAATAGCTGACAGCCTCTTCGCCTTCTCTGTCAAACTTGTTTGACAGCATGTCGACCATGCCACCCGGCTTATTCCACAGTGTTGTACGGGTTGGGCCAGGAGAAACGACATTTACGCGGATATCTCCGCCAAACTCGTCCGCCAATGCTTGCGTCAAATTTAACACTGCTGCTTTGCTGCCGCTATAGTCAATTGCAAATGAATCTGGTACGTGCCCGCTTTCAGAAGCAATATTTACGATACTCGCTCCCGGCTGCTTTTTCAGCTCAGGGATGGCCGCCTTCGTTAATGCCACCACCGAGAACAAATTGGTTTCAAACGTTTCTTTCCAAATATCCATTGTCACTTCCATAAAGCTATCTTTATAAGTGGCAATTCCAGCTACATTGGCCAAAACATCGAGCTTCCCGAAATGAGAGACAGCCGTCTCGACTACTTTCTCCGCAGCACCTTCTTCTGTCAAATCAATCTCGAGCGGCAAAAAGGCAGAACGATTCGAGGCATCTTCCTCTACATAATCGGTCTGCAAACTCACACCAACTACTTTCGCCCCTTCATCAAGAAACGCTCGCACTGCAGCCAGACCAATTCCGTCATTGGCACCAGTTACAATGGCTACTTTATTTTTCAAATTATAGCTCATGGTTTCATCTCCCTTATCTTTCACATAAAAGAGATGTTCCCATTGTATGAAAAAAACAAACATCAGTAAGATTCAATCTACTGCTTAGAATCATCAATGCCTTTGTGAGGCAACTTCTCTTTATACAATTTTAGCGTCGCTACAATGAGGAAGCTGACAATGACTAATAAAAGCCATGAACTTACTTTGCCAAGATGCACGAGACTCCATGCATCTGCTTGATTTGGATATTCCCAAGCACCGAAGAACGTGGCAATATTTTCGGCAATCCAGATAAAAAAGCCGATAAGAACAAAGGACAGTGCAAGCGGCATACGATAACGAACTTGGTTCACTTCGTATGTAACCCAAGCTCTCCAGAATACGATAATAACGAGTCCTGATAAAATCCACCTTACATCCATCCAATAATGATGCGTAAAGAAATTCACATAGATTGCAGCAGCTAGGGGAACAACCGTTAGAAAAGGCGGCCAATTTACCAAGTTTACCTTCAATCTTCTCCAAGCTTGGCATAAATAGCTTGCGACACTTGCATACATGAACCCGCTGTATAGCGGCACTCCAAATATTTTCGAATATCCTTCGTCAGGATAAGACCAGGAGCCCATATGCACTTTGAAGAGTTCCAAAGCAAGTCCGATTATATGAAACAACGTAATGACTTTCAATTCATCCTTTGTTTCAAGGCCCGCACGCACCATCACTAGTTGCATCAGTACACAGATAACCAGCAGCCAATCATAGCGTGGAAGAAAAGGAAGCGGAAAGATTTGTGTCAGCGCCAAAGATGCAAAAATAACAACTGGAAATAAACAAGATAGTGCCTGAC from Terribacillus sp. DMT04 encodes the following:
- a CDS encoding M23 family metallopeptidase, producing the protein MKKLHLVILLVVLLSSCPLPASAEQANKESNAKLERMALYKKTAAATGLPWYYLAAIDQYEHNLPAATKADTEKLIAITIPEEKWFGITEHKKAAANESTISWFQGLGRDGNGDALADPDNPEDVLFTIASFIQRTGTTKNDIKIALWNYYERDLTVQTIMNTAKVYEQFGTIELDKRSFPLPLHHNYSYRNTWGDARGFGGRRIHEGTDIFANYGVPVYATTYGVVELKGWNLYGGWRIGLRDSNNIYHYYAHLNGFEKGVSVGNIVKPGDVIGYVGASGYGPPGTSGKFPPHLHYGMYKDNGRSEFSFDPYPYLRIWEQKSKQQKKEG
- the yunB gene encoding sporulation protein YunB — encoded protein: MRPWQRRASKAPPSFRHVLFMSLLLFALFISLSLWLVNKGLEPTLMAIAETKTEQFAKQAINQAVQAEKEADLDLNAFVQVEKDTNGNVTHASWDAATVNEVLRKVTFRVQNYLRLMEDGKMPAVSEEQLAEEAAADIIQEQLEEDPTLVDIPLGQASNNALLANLGPKIPVKFEMIGYVESGVDVKVEEYGINNAMFVFMVEIKANVRIIIPFSTKTTTVTQDVLLGSTVIQGQVPEFYSGGGETGSSPSFSIPMQKEGE
- a CDS encoding HD-GYP domain-containing protein; translated protein: MRLVATKSVKPGSKLAQPVYNDKGSILVQRDVELTRKMINRLKALRYTYVYIRDDRLLDVELEFSTSSEERLKAMQVIYKSFQEIKQSDNGKYLTEKMTDKITTSIQEMVSNLRPKRQTLTILSDMLIFDDYIFSHSVNVALYAMAIANEMKLPVSVVEEIGFGAILHDVGKMFVPQEVLQKTGKLNDEEFEKIKEHTTKGFHYLRKMNNIPLVIAHCAYQHHERMNGSGYPRGIQGSDIHLYGKIIGIADVFDAVTSNRVYRDAMLPHEGLEILFAGAGELFDMEMVEAFKRSVAIYPTGLTVRLSDGRAGIVIRQNEDINTRPIVRILEEADGTEPDPYEVNLYEHLNITVVACSTAAESH
- a CDS encoding YunC family protein; translated protein: MTVEPMFIEGKPFTAVTVKLPKTTLLVISNDVGYIMCGALDVDLLNEKLADRNIISGRAVGVKTIQQLLDAPLEKVTNASIAYGWRAGLIGKEALMLIS
- a CDS encoding bifunctional UDP-sugar hydrolase/5'-nucleotidase — encoded protein: MQKKLTINYTNDLHSYFENWSKIVGYLKENKQKLKDAGETCWLIDIGDHVDRSRPIAEAFRGKANISLMNEAGYDFATIGNNEGITLDYEDLYHLYDEAEFRVAVANLHSKKEEDPDWMEPSWVVETASGVKVGMIGLTAPFPDFYNLIGWDVQDPMEILEQRIHTLRDSCDVLILLSHLGLYADRDIAAAFDEIDVIIGGHTHHLLQESEYVNQCLITTAGKQGFYFGEVEITWDTELGCLTDKQARVIPVADLKEDEAAREHVAAYEENAAKAMQQSAAVLSSPLPVSPYEDSRAMDLLTDYMRRWTKADFAFLNAGVLLESFPAGNVSYMDIHRICPHPINPATVQLTGSVLEEIVTAALQPDFVTFPLKGFGFRGEVIGKMVYSGLTFDIAGTAEKPQAINLKIAGESLDRKKVYSAAMADTFTFGNLLPGIKQAEGKKYFMPEMLRDLLLGALREIEK
- a CDS encoding sulfite exporter TauE/SafE family protein; its protein translation is MVFAVSLLIGLLAAALGSLVGLGGGIILVPLLLILSSFWDKFSWATPQTIVGVSVIVMIFTALSSTLTYMKSGRVDYKSGLIFLAGGVPGAILGSFLNRFVSGDGFSLYFGILVLIVFFMFFVKRKEQEKTNLKGIIVTKELDGNTYTYSFRFLAAFLLSLFVGLLSGMFGIGGGSFMVPAMILLFGFPAHVAVATSMFMVFFLSIVSTITHISLGHVEWVYVFAFIPGAILGGIIGAKINQLLKGNTVVWILRIMLILVAIRLIWDGLSS
- a CDS encoding SDR family NAD(P)-dependent oxidoreductase; the encoded protein is MSYNLKNKVAIVTGANDGIGLAAVRAFLDEGAKVVGVSLQTDYVEEDASNRSAFLPLEIDLTEEGAAEKVVETAVSHFGKLDVLANVAGIATYKDSFMEVTMDIWKETFETNLFSVVALTKAAIPELKKQPGASIVNIASESGHVPDSFAIDYSGSKAAVLNLTQALADEFGGDIRVNVVSPGPTRTTLWNKPGGMVDMLSNKFDREGEEAVSYFAKEVRQIPRGEIGQPEEIANVIVFLASDKASYVNGAEFPVNGGSVKYK
- a CDS encoding DUF817 domain-containing protein; the encoded protein is MRAVKQLIHFGWGQALSCLFPVVIFASLALTQIFPLPFLPRYDWLLVICVLMQLVMVRAGLETKDELKVITLFHIIGLALELFKVHMGSWSYPDEGYSKIFGVPLYSGFMYASVASYLCQAWRRLKVNLVNWPPFLTVVPLAAAIYVNFFTHHYWMDVRWILSGLVIIVFWRAWVTYEVNQVRYRMPLALSFVLIGFFIWIAENIATFFGAWEYPNQADAWSLVHLGKVSSWLLLVIVSFLIVATLKLYKEKLPHKGIDDSKQ